One genomic region from Metallosphaera tengchongensis encodes:
- a CDS encoding zinc ribbon domain-containing protein, producing MIHSCKSCGREYFEPRGVCKCGSDEFEEVQREVERGICVELKVTPSGFPERITFCLSKAGKTNAFEVE from the coding sequence ATGATCCACTCCTGCAAGTCCTGCGGAAGGGAGTACTTCGAACCTAGAGGAGTTTGCAAATGCGGTTCTGATGAGTTTGAGGAGGTTCAGAGGGAGGTAGAAAGGGGCATATGCGTTGAGCTCAAGGTGACCCCCTCAGGTTTTCCGGAGAGAATTACTTTCTGTTTATCCAAAGCAGGGAAGACAAACGCTTTCGAGGTGGAGTAG
- a CDS encoding ABC transporter ATP-binding protein: MDCIVLSNVVKRFGNVYAINGLTFSIPCGGRYALLGPNGAGKSTTMKILAGLIKQDSGDVSIKGMKPGTKQVKKFLAYLPEDPVPYRILTARENLEYFASLRGIPDPKGRAEELLELLDLKQYEKVQAGKLSRGNQQKLSLALVLIHNPEIVLLDEPLNYLDIPTQEKVIGLLRNLNSTFLISTHIMSIASRLTDHVVMISKGRVVWTGSISDLKAMGREDEPIESVVSRMMSNDL, encoded by the coding sequence ATGGATTGTATCGTTCTCAGCAACGTTGTGAAAAGGTTCGGTAACGTATACGCCATCAATGGACTTACCTTTTCCATTCCCTGCGGGGGTAGATACGCTCTACTTGGCCCTAACGGTGCAGGTAAATCCACCACCATGAAGATACTGGCGGGTCTAATAAAACAGGATAGCGGTGACGTCTCGATTAAAGGGATGAAACCTGGGACCAAGCAGGTCAAGAAGTTCCTTGCTTATCTCCCTGAAGATCCGGTGCCCTATAGGATCCTCACGGCAAGGGAAAACTTGGAGTATTTCGCCTCATTGAGGGGGATACCTGACCCCAAGGGAAGGGCAGAGGAGCTTTTGGAGTTGCTGGACTTGAAACAATACGAGAAGGTCCAGGCTGGTAAACTCTCTAGGGGGAACCAACAGAAGTTGTCTCTTGCCCTAGTATTGATACATAACCCTGAGATAGTTCTTCTGGACGAACCCTTGAACTACCTGGATATCCCCACACAGGAGAAGGTCATTGGACTCTTGAGAAACTTGAACTCCACCTTCCTCATCTCAACGCACATTATGTCCATCGCCTCAAGGCTCACAGACCACGTGGTCATGATATCCAAGGGTAGAGTAGTGTGGACTGGTAGCATATCAGACCTTAAGGCTATGGGGAGGGAGGACGAACCAATAGAGAGCGTTGTCTCCAGGATGATGAGCAATGATCTCTAA
- a CDS encoding MFS transporter: MVQYKWVALSNTSLGVFMGFMNANIVLISLPAIFRGINVNPFNSFQYLLWILFGYSIVSAILVVNVGRLSDIFGRVRMYNLGFLIFTVASVLLYLTPGQGSIAALQLVIYRIIQGIGGSFLMANSAAILSEAFPPKERGFALGLNGVIGIFGGVAGIIIGGILASIYWRDVFLVSVPIGILGTLWSMKSLRQLSKPNRNQRLDIPGNIIFAVALILLLVGITYGILPYGSQVTGWGNPYVISSILAGLVMLGAFVYVESRSKDPMFRIELFKIRAFSASAFAILLAQLAFGGLQLMLVLLLQAIWLPLHGYSYAITPFWAGIYLLPLLAGFGIMGSIAGKLSDRYGARVLSTLGLIIMGTGMLFLTQLSYNFDYLQFALTIFFIGVGNGLFVSPNMASLMNASPPQHRGSASGIRAMLTNTGSTLSIGIFFTIVIEVLYLAGPSSISSSLSAAGASQLIPYFSKIPPTASIFAAFLGYNPVSAILSQLPASVASSIPSSVVSTITSNTWFPQAIAPAFMGALRTAFLIGAILAYVAAVSSALRGRTIIYEERVIESSTNQK; this comes from the coding sequence ATGGTTCAGTACAAGTGGGTAGCATTATCTAACACAAGCCTTGGCGTTTTCATGGGCTTCATGAACGCCAACATAGTTCTCATATCTTTGCCAGCAATATTTAGGGGTATAAACGTCAATCCTTTCAACTCCTTTCAGTACCTCCTCTGGATACTGTTTGGGTACAGCATAGTGTCAGCTATCCTTGTTGTGAACGTCGGTAGGCTGTCTGACATATTCGGTAGGGTAAGGATGTACAACCTCGGTTTCCTCATATTTACAGTCGCATCAGTTCTGTTGTACTTAACTCCAGGACAAGGGTCAATAGCAGCGTTACAGTTGGTGATTTACAGGATAATACAGGGGATAGGGGGCTCATTCCTGATGGCAAACAGCGCTGCCATTCTCTCTGAGGCTTTCCCGCCTAAGGAGAGGGGCTTTGCATTAGGTCTCAACGGCGTCATAGGGATATTTGGAGGAGTTGCAGGAATAATTATAGGAGGGATCCTTGCCTCAATATATTGGAGGGACGTTTTCCTAGTCAGTGTACCTATAGGTATCCTGGGAACCCTCTGGTCAATGAAGTCCTTAAGGCAACTCTCGAAGCCAAACAGAAATCAGAGGTTGGACATACCGGGAAACATAATTTTCGCAGTTGCTTTAATCCTTCTTCTTGTGGGAATCACTTACGGGATCTTACCTTATGGTAGCCAAGTCACCGGTTGGGGAAACCCATACGTTATATCAAGTATTCTAGCAGGACTCGTGATGTTGGGCGCTTTCGTTTACGTAGAGTCGCGGTCTAAGGACCCAATGTTTAGAATCGAGTTATTCAAGATAAGGGCTTTCTCGGCCTCTGCCTTCGCCATCCTCTTAGCTCAACTTGCCTTCGGGGGTCTACAGCTCATGTTAGTTTTATTACTCCAAGCTATATGGCTTCCCCTTCACGGTTACAGCTACGCAATTACTCCATTTTGGGCTGGGATATACTTGCTACCTCTATTGGCGGGCTTCGGTATCATGGGCTCCATCGCTGGAAAGCTCTCAGACAGGTATGGGGCTAGGGTTCTCTCTACACTAGGCTTGATTATCATGGGAACCGGTATGTTGTTTCTAACTCAGTTGTCCTATAACTTTGATTACCTACAGTTCGCATTGACCATATTTTTCATTGGGGTTGGTAACGGTCTTTTCGTTTCTCCCAACATGGCATCCCTCATGAACGCCTCTCCTCCTCAACATAGAGGTTCAGCTTCGGGGATAAGGGCGATGCTGACTAACACTGGAAGTACCCTGAGTATAGGGATATTCTTCACCATAGTGATAGAGGTTCTATACCTAGCCGGTCCCTCCTCAATTAGCTCTAGTCTGTCAGCTGCCGGTGCTTCCCAGTTGATCCCCTATTTCTCAAAGATACCTCCAACCGCGTCAATTTTCGCGGCATTCCTAGGGTATAACCCAGTGTCAGCTATTTTGTCCCAGCTACCAGCCAGCGTAGCCAGCAGCATTCCCAGTTCCGTGGTCTCTACAATAACTTCCAACACCTGGTTCCCCCAGGCCATAGCTCCCGCTTTTATGGGGGCTTTGAGAACAGCGTTCCTGATAGGAGCTATACTAGCATATGTAGCTGCAGTCTCCTCCGCACTGAGGGGGAGAACTATAATTTATGAGGAAAGGGTTATTGAGAGCAGCACAAACCAGAAGTGA